Proteins from one Aythya fuligula isolate bAytFul2 chromosome 23, bAytFul2.pri, whole genome shotgun sequence genomic window:
- the NFYC gene encoding nuclear transcription factor Y subunit gamma isoform X4, with translation MSTDGSFGTAGNSDAQQSLQSFWPRVMEEIRNLTVKDFRVQELPLARIKKIMKLDEDVKMISAEAPVLFAKAAQIFITELTLRAWIHTEDNKRRTLQRNDIAMAITKFDQFDFLIDIVPRDELKPPKRQEEVRQAVTPAEPVQYYFTLAQQPAAVQVQGQQQGQQTTTSTTTIQPGQIIIAQPQQGQTTPVTMQVGEGQQVQIVQAQPQGQTQQAQSGTGQTMQVMQQIITNTGEIQQIPITQTEVQQGQQQFSQFTDGQQLYQIQQVTMPAGQDITQPMFIQSTNQTSDGQATQVTGD, from the exons ATGTCCACAGATGGCAGCTTCGGTACAGCTGGCAACAGCGATGCCCAGCAAAGCCTCCAGTCCTTCTGGCCACGAGTCATGGAGGAGATCCGCAACCTCACAGTG AAAGACTTCAGAGTTCAAGAACTGCCCCTGGCTCGTATTAAGAAGATAATGAAGCTAGATGAGGATGTGAAG ATGATCAGCGCTGAAGCTCCTGTGTTGTTCGCCAAGGCAGCTCAGATATTCATAACAGAATTGACTCTGCGAGCGTGGATACACACAGAGGACAACAAACGCAGGACTCTGCAG AGGAATGACATTGCCATGGCGATTACAAAGTTTGATCAGTTTGACTTTCTCATCGACATCGTTCCAAGAGATGAGCTGAAGCCTCCAAAGCGGCAG gaggaggtgcGTCAGGCTGTGACCCCAGCCGAGCCCGTCCAGTATTACTTCACGCTcgcccagcagcctgctgcagtgcaggttcaggggcagcagcaagggcagcagACCACGACGTCCACGACCACCATCCAGCCCGGGCAGATCATCATCGCGCAGCCGCAGCAGGGGCAG ACCACCCCTGTGACGATGCAGGTGGGAGAAGGCCAGCAGGTGCAGATCGTGCAGGCCCAGCCGCAAGGACAGACCCAGCAGGCGCAGAGCGGGACCGGGCAGACCATGCAAGTCATGCAGCAGATCATCACCAACACGGGAGAGATCCAGCAGATCCCG ATAACGCAGACAGAAGTCCAGCAAGGACAGCAGCAGTTCAGCCAGTTCACAGATGGACAG CAGCTTTATCAGATCCAGCAAGTGACCATGCCTGCAGGCCAGGACATCACCCAGCCCATGTTCATTCAGTCCACCAACCAAACCTCAGACGGCCAGGCCACGCAAGTGACAGGGGACTGA
- the NFYC gene encoding nuclear transcription factor Y subunit gamma isoform X1, translated as MSTDGSFGTAGNSDAQQSLQSFWPRVMEEIRNLTVKDFRVQELPLARIKKIMKLDEDVKMISAEAPVLFAKAAQIFITELTLRAWIHTEDNKRRTLQRNDIAMAITKFDQFDFLIDIVPRDELKPPKRQEEVRQAVTPAEPVQYYFTLAQQPAAVQVQGQQQGQQTTTSTTTIQPGQIIIAQPQQGQTTPVTMQVGEGQQVQIVQAQPQGQTQQAQSGTGQTMQVMQQIITNTGEIQQIPVQLNAGQLQYIRLAQPVSGTQVVQGQIQTLATNAQQITQTEVQQGQQQFSQFTDGQQLYQIQQVTMPAGQDITQPMFIQSTNQTSDGQATQVTGD; from the exons ATGTCCACAGATGGCAGCTTCGGTACAGCTGGCAACAGCGATGCCCAGCAAAGCCTCCAGTCCTTCTGGCCACGAGTCATGGAGGAGATCCGCAACCTCACAGTG AAAGACTTCAGAGTTCAAGAACTGCCCCTGGCTCGTATTAAGAAGATAATGAAGCTAGATGAGGATGTGAAG ATGATCAGCGCTGAAGCTCCTGTGTTGTTCGCCAAGGCAGCTCAGATATTCATAACAGAATTGACTCTGCGAGCGTGGATACACACAGAGGACAACAAACGCAGGACTCTGCAG AGGAATGACATTGCCATGGCGATTACAAAGTTTGATCAGTTTGACTTTCTCATCGACATCGTTCCAAGAGATGAGCTGAAGCCTCCAAAGCGGCAG gaggaggtgcGTCAGGCTGTGACCCCAGCCGAGCCCGTCCAGTATTACTTCACGCTcgcccagcagcctgctgcagtgcaggttcaggggcagcagcaagggcagcagACCACGACGTCCACGACCACCATCCAGCCCGGGCAGATCATCATCGCGCAGCCGCAGCAGGGGCAG ACCACCCCTGTGACGATGCAGGTGGGAGAAGGCCAGCAGGTGCAGATCGTGCAGGCCCAGCCGCAAGGACAGACCCAGCAGGCGCAGAGCGGGACCGGGCAGACCATGCAAGTCATGCAGCAGATCATCACCAACACGGGAGAGATCCAGCAGATCCCG GTTCAGTTGAATGCTGGCCAGCTGCAGTATATCCGCTTAGCCCAACCTGTGTCAGGCACCCAGGTAGTCCAGGGGCAGATCCAGACGCTTGCAACCAATGCACAGCAG ATAACGCAGACAGAAGTCCAGCAAGGACAGCAGCAGTTCAGCCAGTTCACAGATGGACAG CAGCTTTATCAGATCCAGCAAGTGACCATGCCTGCAGGCCAGGACATCACCCAGCCCATGTTCATTCAGTCCACCAACCAAACCTCAGACGGCCAGGCCACGCAAGTGACAGGGGACTGA
- the NFYC gene encoding nuclear transcription factor Y subunit gamma isoform X2, whose product MSTDGSFGTAGNSDAQQSLQSFWPRVMEEIRNLTVKDFRVQELPLARIKKIMKLDEDVKMISAEAPVLFAKAAQIFITELTLRAWIHTEDNKRRTLQRNDIAMAITKFDQFDFLIDIVPRDELKPPKRQEEVRQAVTPAEPVQYYFTLAQQPAAVQVQGQQQGQQTTTSTTTIQPGQIIIAQPQQGQTTPVTMQVGEGQQVQIVQAQPQGQTQQAQSGTGQTMQVMQQIITNTGEIQQIPVQLNAGQLQYIRLAQPVSGTQVVQGQIQTLATNAQQITQTEVQQGQQQFSQFTDGQLYQIQQVTMPAGQDITQPMFIQSTNQTSDGQATQVTGD is encoded by the exons ATGTCCACAGATGGCAGCTTCGGTACAGCTGGCAACAGCGATGCCCAGCAAAGCCTCCAGTCCTTCTGGCCACGAGTCATGGAGGAGATCCGCAACCTCACAGTG AAAGACTTCAGAGTTCAAGAACTGCCCCTGGCTCGTATTAAGAAGATAATGAAGCTAGATGAGGATGTGAAG ATGATCAGCGCTGAAGCTCCTGTGTTGTTCGCCAAGGCAGCTCAGATATTCATAACAGAATTGACTCTGCGAGCGTGGATACACACAGAGGACAACAAACGCAGGACTCTGCAG AGGAATGACATTGCCATGGCGATTACAAAGTTTGATCAGTTTGACTTTCTCATCGACATCGTTCCAAGAGATGAGCTGAAGCCTCCAAAGCGGCAG gaggaggtgcGTCAGGCTGTGACCCCAGCCGAGCCCGTCCAGTATTACTTCACGCTcgcccagcagcctgctgcagtgcaggttcaggggcagcagcaagggcagcagACCACGACGTCCACGACCACCATCCAGCCCGGGCAGATCATCATCGCGCAGCCGCAGCAGGGGCAG ACCACCCCTGTGACGATGCAGGTGGGAGAAGGCCAGCAGGTGCAGATCGTGCAGGCCCAGCCGCAAGGACAGACCCAGCAGGCGCAGAGCGGGACCGGGCAGACCATGCAAGTCATGCAGCAGATCATCACCAACACGGGAGAGATCCAGCAGATCCCG GTTCAGTTGAATGCTGGCCAGCTGCAGTATATCCGCTTAGCCCAACCTGTGTCAGGCACCCAGGTAGTCCAGGGGCAGATCCAGACGCTTGCAACCAATGCACAGCAG ATAACGCAGACAGAAGTCCAGCAAGGACAGCAGCAGTTCAGCCAGTTCACAGATGGACAG CTTTATCAGATCCAGCAAGTGACCATGCCTGCAGGCCAGGACATCACCCAGCCCATGTTCATTCAGTCCACCAACCAAACCTCAGACGGCCAGGCCACGCAAGTGACAGGGGACTGA
- the NFYC gene encoding nuclear transcription factor Y subunit gamma isoform X3, whose amino-acid sequence MSTDGSFGTAGNSDAQQSLQSFWPRVMEEIRNLTVKDFRVQELPLARIKKIMKLDEDVKMISAEAPVLFAKAAQIFITELTLRAWIHTEDNKRRTLQRNDIAMAITKFDQFDFLIDIVPRDELKPPKRQEEVRQAVTPAEPVQYYFTLAQQPAAVQVQGQQQGQQTTTSTTTIQPGQIIIAQPQQGQVGEGQQVQIVQAQPQGQTQQAQSGTGQTMQVMQQIITNTGEIQQIPVQLNAGQLQYIRLAQPVSGTQVVQGQIQTLATNAQQITQTEVQQGQQQFSQFTDGQQLYQIQQVTMPAGQDITQPMFIQSTNQTSDGQATQVTGD is encoded by the exons ATGTCCACAGATGGCAGCTTCGGTACAGCTGGCAACAGCGATGCCCAGCAAAGCCTCCAGTCCTTCTGGCCACGAGTCATGGAGGAGATCCGCAACCTCACAGTG AAAGACTTCAGAGTTCAAGAACTGCCCCTGGCTCGTATTAAGAAGATAATGAAGCTAGATGAGGATGTGAAG ATGATCAGCGCTGAAGCTCCTGTGTTGTTCGCCAAGGCAGCTCAGATATTCATAACAGAATTGACTCTGCGAGCGTGGATACACACAGAGGACAACAAACGCAGGACTCTGCAG AGGAATGACATTGCCATGGCGATTACAAAGTTTGATCAGTTTGACTTTCTCATCGACATCGTTCCAAGAGATGAGCTGAAGCCTCCAAAGCGGCAG gaggaggtgcGTCAGGCTGTGACCCCAGCCGAGCCCGTCCAGTATTACTTCACGCTcgcccagcagcctgctgcagtgcaggttcaggggcagcagcaagggcagcagACCACGACGTCCACGACCACCATCCAGCCCGGGCAGATCATCATCGCGCAGCCGCAGCAGGGGCAG GTGGGAGAAGGCCAGCAGGTGCAGATCGTGCAGGCCCAGCCGCAAGGACAGACCCAGCAGGCGCAGAGCGGGACCGGGCAGACCATGCAAGTCATGCAGCAGATCATCACCAACACGGGAGAGATCCAGCAGATCCCG GTTCAGTTGAATGCTGGCCAGCTGCAGTATATCCGCTTAGCCCAACCTGTGTCAGGCACCCAGGTAGTCCAGGGGCAGATCCAGACGCTTGCAACCAATGCACAGCAG ATAACGCAGACAGAAGTCCAGCAAGGACAGCAGCAGTTCAGCCAGTTCACAGATGGACAG CAGCTTTATCAGATCCAGCAAGTGACCATGCCTGCAGGCCAGGACATCACCCAGCCCATGTTCATTCAGTCCACCAACCAAACCTCAGACGGCCAGGCCACGCAAGTGACAGGGGACTGA